The following are encoded together in the Flavobacterium sp. TR2 genome:
- a CDS encoding ABC transporter permease encodes MFNIERWQEIFEAISKNRLRTFLTGVSVASGIFILVILLGAGKGLQNGIEKQFERDAAGIIEVWSGTTTKEYKGLNPGRQIQFRNSDYNQSVQKFEDKLDLRASTNNYWGQSFSYGKESGSYQFRGVNPDYGGIENLTIVQGRYINAKDLESNAKVAVIGMKLKTDMLKDKEAIGEEILINNINFKIVGVFTDPGGEREETRAYLPLTTVQKTFGGGDKISNLFFTLKKTSDYDEALAQSEKFTQDLKDLLKSKNVVAPEDDGGVGVYNSVKDAKQFYDLNLYIRLFFWWVGICTIIAGVVGVSNIMLIIVKERTKEIGIRKALGASPFSIITMILHESIFITTIAGFVGLLASLALLEFVGPMVQSEYFRNPEVDFSVALTTLVLLVFAGAMAGFFPAYRAAKIKPIVALRDE; translated from the coding sequence ATGTTTAATATTGAACGCTGGCAGGAAATATTTGAAGCCATCTCCAAAAATCGTTTAAGAACATTCTTAACTGGAGTTTCTGTGGCTTCCGGAATTTTTATTTTGGTAATCCTGCTTGGGGCAGGTAAAGGTTTGCAAAACGGAATTGAAAAGCAATTTGAACGTGATGCTGCTGGAATCATTGAGGTTTGGTCTGGAACAACTACTAAAGAATATAAAGGACTAAATCCTGGAAGACAAATTCAATTTCGCAATAGCGATTACAATCAATCCGTACAGAAATTTGAAGACAAATTAGACCTGAGAGCGTCGACTAATAATTATTGGGGGCAATCTTTTTCTTATGGTAAAGAATCTGGAAGTTATCAGTTTAGAGGAGTAAATCCAGATTATGGAGGAATAGAAAATTTAACCATAGTTCAGGGGCGTTATATCAATGCCAAAGATTTAGAAAGCAATGCAAAAGTGGCGGTTATCGGGATGAAATTAAAAACCGATATGCTTAAAGATAAAGAGGCGATAGGAGAAGAAATCCTGATTAACAATATCAACTTCAAAATAGTCGGAGTCTTTACCGATCCGGGTGGAGAGAGAGAAGAGACTCGCGCATATCTGCCATTGACTACGGTTCAGAAAACATTTGGTGGGGGCGATAAAATCTCCAATTTGTTTTTTACCTTAAAAAAGACAAGCGATTATGATGAAGCATTGGCTCAGTCAGAAAAGTTTACCCAAGATTTAAAAGACTTATTAAAAAGTAAAAATGTAGTAGCTCCTGAAGATGATGGTGGCGTGGGAGTTTATAATTCGGTTAAAGATGCCAAACAGTTTTATGACTTAAATTTATACATCAGGCTCTTTTTCTGGTGGGTGGGTATATGTACCATCATAGCCGGAGTGGTTGGTGTGAGTAATATTATGCTTATCATTGTGAAGGAGCGCACAAAAGAAATCGGGATTAGAAAAGCATTGGGAGCTTCGCCTTTTTCAATTATTACCATGATTCTTCATGAATCGATCTTTATCACGACCATTGCAGGTTTTGTCGGATTGTTGGCCAGTCTTGCATTATTGGAATTTGTTGGGCCTATGGTTCAGAGTGAATATTTCAGAAATCCTGAAGTAGATTTTAGTGTAGCTTTAACTACTTTGGTATTACTTGTTTTTGCGGGAGCAATGGCAGGATTTTTTCCAGCCTATAGAGCAGCCAAAATTAAACCTATTGTAGCACTTAGAGACGAATAA
- a CDS encoding ABC transporter permease has product MFKKDNWDEILQALTANPFRTILTAFGVFWGIFILVILLAAGNGLENGIKKGFDGIATNTMFMWSQTTSKAYKGLPKTRRYDFRNSDVTALKAALPDLLYVSPRNQLGDFNGTNNVVRGTKTSAFTIYGDYPELIKQQPMDIIKGRFVNQQDIEQRRKVCVIGKGVISELYGKEEEAVGTYIKINSINFMVVGVYKSKQQGGNAEQEQKNIFIPFTTFQQAFNYGDKVGWMALTAKDETSITDLKPKILEIIKSLHSINPTDDRAVGNFDLYEQFNKVQSLFNILKVIAYFVGTLVLISGVIGISNIMLIVVKERTKEIGIRRALGATPGAIRTQILTESIFLTIISGMLGIAVATGIIALLNMALDSMPPGENTMFANPTVDLGVVFVALVILVGSGLLAGFIPAQTAINVKPVDALRTE; this is encoded by the coding sequence ATGTTTAAAAAAGATAATTGGGACGAGATTTTACAGGCCTTAACCGCCAATCCTTTCAGGACTATCCTGACGGCTTTTGGTGTTTTTTGGGGTATTTTTATCTTGGTAATTTTGCTTGCTGCAGGTAATGGCCTAGAAAACGGTATTAAAAAAGGTTTTGATGGAATTGCGACCAACACCATGTTTATGTGGAGCCAGACTACCTCTAAGGCTTATAAAGGTTTGCCAAAAACAAGACGTTATGACTTTAGAAATAGTGATGTGACAGCTTTAAAAGCCGCATTGCCTGATTTATTGTATGTATCTCCGAGAAATCAATTAGGTGATTTTAATGGAACAAATAACGTGGTAAGAGGCACAAAAACTTCTGCTTTTACCATTTATGGAGATTATCCAGAACTGATTAAACAGCAGCCGATGGATATCATTAAAGGGAGATTTGTAAACCAGCAGGACATTGAACAAAGAAGAAAAGTCTGTGTAATTGGAAAAGGAGTTATCAGCGAACTTTATGGCAAAGAAGAAGAAGCGGTTGGAACTTATATAAAAATTAACAGCATCAATTTTATGGTTGTTGGCGTTTATAAATCTAAACAGCAGGGAGGAAACGCAGAACAGGAGCAAAAAAATATTTTTATTCCTTTTACAACTTTTCAGCAGGCCTTTAATTACGGAGATAAAGTGGGATGGATGGCGCTTACCGCAAAAGATGAAACTTCTATAACCGATTTGAAGCCAAAAATTCTAGAGATCATAAAATCATTGCATTCTATAAACCCGACAGATGATAGAGCGGTTGGAAATTTTGACTTGTACGAGCAATTTAATAAAGTGCAAAGCTTATTTAATATTTTAAAAGTAATTGCGTATTTCGTAGGAACATTGGTTTTGATTTCGGGCGTAATCGGAATTTCGAATATTATGCTTATTGTGGTTAAAGAACGTACAAAAGAAATCGGAATTAGAAGAGCTTTAGGCGCAACTCCGGGAGCAATTAGAACGCAAATACTAACTGAGTCTATATTTTTAACAATTATTTCGGGTATGCTCGGAATTGCTGTCGCAACAGGAATCATTGCACTTTTAAATATGGCATTAGATTCTATGCCACCGGGAGAGAATACGATGTTTGCAAATCCGACTGTAGATTTAGGAGTTGTATTCGTTGCATTGGTTATATTGGTCGGATCTGGTTTACTCGCCGGATTTATTCCAGCGCAGACAGCAATCAATGTAAAGCCCGTAGATGCATTAAGGACAGAATAA
- a CDS encoding efflux RND transporter periplasmic adaptor subunit, with the protein MKKGVTVTILIFIAVVFFGALYYLYAKNQESPIVFKTEKAEIKTIVKNTIATGNIQPDEEVLIKPNISGIIEEVYIKAGEKIKAGDMIAKIRVVANVSNVSSSQNQVQTAKIALDNQEKIYKRQKTLFEKDVISANDYDAALLAYNQAKQNYLAAKQGLDIVKTGTTSSLGNYANTLIRSTVNGMVLDVPVKVGNQVIESNNFNEGTTIASVADVGRMIFIGKIDESEVGKIKEKMPIEITIGAIENKKFDAVLNYIAPKGVTENGAIQFEIKAQMINRDDTFIRAGLSANASIILEKAEKVLAIKESLVQFDKKTQKPYVEVETAPQKFERRDLVLGVSDGIYVQIKSGVNDTDKIKIWNQGLINEGDKEKK; encoded by the coding sequence ATGAAAAAAGGAGTAACCGTAACCATTTTAATATTTATCGCAGTTGTTTTTTTTGGCGCGCTATACTATTTGTATGCTAAAAACCAAGAATCGCCGATTGTATTTAAAACGGAAAAAGCAGAAATTAAAACTATCGTAAAAAATACTATTGCGACAGGTAATATTCAGCCTGATGAAGAGGTTCTAATCAAACCAAATATCTCAGGTATTATTGAAGAAGTGTACATTAAAGCAGGTGAAAAAATCAAAGCCGGCGATATGATTGCTAAAATTAGAGTTGTAGCTAATGTTTCTAATGTAAGCAGCTCTCAAAATCAGGTGCAGACAGCTAAAATAGCATTAGACAATCAGGAAAAAATCTATAAAAGACAGAAAACATTATTCGAGAAAGATGTTATTTCTGCAAATGACTATGATGCTGCTCTCTTGGCTTACAATCAGGCAAAACAAAATTATTTGGCTGCAAAACAAGGATTAGATATCGTTAAAACAGGAACAACTTCTTCTTTGGGAAATTATGCTAATACATTAATCCGTTCTACTGTTAACGGAATGGTTTTAGACGTTCCAGTAAAAGTGGGTAACCAAGTAATCGAAAGCAATAATTTTAACGAAGGGACTACTATTGCAAGTGTAGCCGATGTTGGACGAATGATTTTTATTGGAAAAATTGATGAGTCTGAGGTTGGAAAAATTAAAGAAAAAATGCCAATTGAAATTACAATTGGTGCCATCGAAAATAAAAAGTTTGATGCAGTTTTAAATTATATTGCTCCAAAAGGAGTTACAGAAAATGGGGCAATCCAGTTTGAAATAAAAGCGCAAATGATTAATAGAGACGATACTTTTATTAGAGCTGGTCTAAGCGCAAATGCTTCTATTATTTTAGAAAAAGCAGAAAAGGTTTTGGCAATAAAAGAATCTTTAGTGCAATTTGACAAGAAAACTCAAAAGCCTTATGTAGAAGTTGAAACCGCTCCGCAGAAATTTGAAAGAAGAGATTTGGTTCTCGGGGTAAGCGACGGAATCTATGTTCAAATTAAAAGCGGCGTAAATGATACGGATAAAATTAAAATCTGGAATCAGGGCTTGATTAACGAAGGAGACAAAGAAAAAAAATAA
- a CDS encoding TolC family protein — protein sequence MKINKYSSLVFAMLFGFGLTGQAQSKKWTLEECVRYALENNITIKQSELDLKNATIDKKAALGNYLPSVNGNASHSWNIGLNQDVTTGILRNQTTQYSSVGLNAGVDIYKGLQNQNTLRKSKLSIIASQYQLLKMQEDISLNVASAFLQILSNKEDLKVKKEQLAIDEKRYARSEEMVNAGTIPRGDLFDLKATVATDKQNIAVSENNLLISKLSLAQLLQLKEFADFDVVDDTNVMDENNILAQSPIEIYNKAKETRTELKLAQANLEIAEKNVAIAKGAYQPTLSAFYNFNTRASYSDVIRGTTPNLANPTSQIGYVQGTNQPVLQDNYTPVLGKADPILDQFSDNKGQSFGFQLSVPIFNGFSVRNNVERSKVSLEKSKIDLEQKSLDLQRNVYTAFTDARGALNTYESSTVTLEARQQAYNYAKEKYDVGLMNSFDFTQAQTLLTNAQSDVIRTKYDYMFKIKILEFYFGIPIVPIITK from the coding sequence ATGAAAATAAATAAATATAGTAGTCTGGTTTTTGCAATGTTATTCGGTTTCGGATTAACTGGACAGGCGCAATCAAAGAAATGGACATTAGAAGAGTGTGTGAGATACGCACTTGAAAACAATATCACGATCAAACAATCGGAGTTGGATTTAAAAAATGCTACTATTGATAAAAAAGCAGCATTGGGCAATTATCTTCCATCTGTAAACGGGAATGCTTCTCACTCTTGGAACATCGGTTTGAACCAGGATGTTACAACAGGTATTTTACGTAATCAGACTACACAATATTCTTCAGTAGGATTAAATGCTGGAGTAGATATTTACAAAGGTCTGCAGAATCAGAATACGCTTAGAAAATCAAAACTATCCATAATTGCCTCGCAATACCAATTGCTAAAAATGCAAGAAGATATTTCGTTGAATGTGGCTAGTGCATTTTTGCAGATTTTATCAAACAAAGAGGATTTGAAAGTTAAAAAAGAGCAGTTGGCAATTGATGAAAAACGCTATGCCCGTTCTGAAGAAATGGTAAATGCAGGAACTATTCCGCGTGGAGATCTGTTTGATTTGAAAGCTACTGTTGCGACAGACAAACAGAACATAGCCGTTTCTGAAAACAATTTGCTGATTTCTAAATTAAGTTTGGCTCAGCTTTTACAATTAAAAGAATTTGCAGATTTTGATGTTGTTGATGATACAAATGTGATGGACGAAAACAATATCTTAGCTCAAAGTCCGATCGAAATCTATAATAAAGCTAAAGAAACGAGAACAGAGCTAAAATTAGCGCAGGCAAATCTGGAGATTGCAGAGAAAAATGTCGCTATTGCCAAAGGAGCTTATCAGCCAACTTTGAGTGCTTTCTACAACTTTAATACTAGAGCAAGTTACAGCGATGTAATAAGAGGCACTACGCCAAATCTAGCAAACCCAACTTCACAGATTGGATATGTTCAAGGGACCAATCAACCGGTTCTTCAAGATAATTATACACCAGTTTTAGGTAAAGCAGATCCAATATTGGACCAGTTTAGTGATAATAAAGGACAATCTTTTGGATTTCAGCTTTCTGTGCCTATCTTTAATGGTTTCTCAGTTAGAAATAATGTAGAGCGTAGCAAAGTAAGTTTAGAAAAATCTAAAATAGATTTAGAGCAAAAAAGTTTAGATTTGCAACGTAACGTGTATACGGCATTTACAGATGCGAGAGGAGCTTTAAATACGTACGAATCATCTACCGTAACGTTAGAAGCAAGACAGCAGGCATACAATTACGCAAAAGAAAAATATGATGTAGGTTTGATGAATTCATTTGATTTTACTCAAGCTCAAACATTATTGACCAATGCGCAGTCTGATGTTATCAGAACAAAATACGATTATATGTTCAAAATTAAAATATTAGAGTTTTATTTCGGAATTCCAATTGTTCCAATTATTACAAAATAA
- a CDS encoding efflux RND transporter periplasmic adaptor subunit, with translation MQKKTVYFLLGGAIVLIGALVALKNGGIIGSKDEGKEVEIAKVSASTIVETVSATGKIQPEIEIKIASMVSGEIIALNVKEGQVVKKGDLLVKINPDLYTSGLERSVANLAGTKASLTQSDASFKEAKANYERNKILYDKGVISKSDWDKAISTFEVAKATKQSAYYNVQSASASVTEAKDNLGRTTIYSPADGTISVLNVELGERVLGTQQMAGTELLRVANLNNMEVEVDVNENDIVKIKIGDEANVEVDAYLKKKFKGVVTSISNSASTTLTSDQVTNFKVKVRILKDSYQDLLEGKPSTYSPFRPGMTATVDIITTTKTNVLAVPISSVVVKSDTTAVKDFKVEDPNEDKKAAPKSDKKFECVFVKVGDKAKIRIIKTGIQDDTNIEVMSGLKSGDVVITGPYTTVSKELNSGDKVKVKKAEAPKK, from the coding sequence ATGCAGAAAAAAACAGTTTATTTCTTATTAGGCGGTGCAATAGTGCTTATCGGAGCTTTAGTGGCTCTTAAAAATGGTGGAATAATAGGAAGTAAAGACGAAGGAAAAGAAGTGGAAATTGCAAAGGTGTCAGCGTCAACAATCGTTGAAACAGTTTCTGCAACAGGTAAAATCCAACCCGAAATTGAAATTAAAATTGCTTCGATGGTTTCAGGCGAGATCATTGCATTAAATGTCAAAGAAGGACAGGTTGTTAAAAAAGGCGATTTACTGGTAAAAATAAATCCCGATTTATATACCTCAGGATTAGAAAGATCTGTTGCAAATTTAGCTGGAACAAAAGCAAGCCTTACTCAATCTGACGCCAGTTTTAAAGAAGCAAAAGCAAACTATGAGCGCAATAAAATATTGTATGATAAAGGCGTAATCTCAAAATCGGATTGGGATAAAGCCATTTCTACTTTTGAAGTTGCAAAAGCAACAAAACAAAGTGCTTACTACAATGTTCAAAGCGCTTCGGCATCTGTTACTGAGGCCAAAGATAACTTAGGACGTACAACGATCTATTCTCCTGCTGATGGAACAATTTCGGTATTGAATGTAGAATTGGGAGAAAGAGTTTTAGGAACGCAGCAAATGGCTGGAACTGAGCTTTTGCGTGTTGCCAATTTGAACAATATGGAGGTTGAAGTTGATGTTAATGAAAATGACATTGTAAAAATTAAAATAGGAGACGAAGCAAACGTTGAAGTTGATGCCTATCTGAAAAAGAAATTTAAGGGAGTGGTAACCAGCATTTCTAATTCTGCGAGCACTACATTAACTTCAGATCAGGTTACGAATTTTAAAGTTAAAGTTCGAATTTTAAAAGATTCGTATCAAGACTTATTAGAAGGAAAACCAAGCACATATTCTCCTTTTAGACCTGGGATGACGGCTACGGTTGATATTATTACAACAACAAAAACTAATGTTTTGGCAGTGCCAATTAGTTCTGTTGTAGTAAAATCGGATACTACAGCCGTAAAAGATTTTAAGGTTGAAGATCCTAATGAAGATAAAAAAGCGGCTCCAAAAAGCGATAAAAAATTCGAATGCGTTTTTGTAAAAGTTGGAGATAAAGCTAAGATTAGAATCATTAAAACTGGAATTCAGGACGATACTAATATTGAAGTAATGTCTGGCTTAAAATCTGGGGATGTAGTTATTACAGGTCCTTATACAACAGTTTCTAAAGAACTAAATTCTGGAGATAAGGTAAAAGTTAAGAAAGCCGAAGCTCCAAAGAAATAA
- the tsaB gene encoding tRNA (adenosine(37)-N6)-threonylcarbamoyltransferase complex dimerization subunit type 1 TsaB encodes MSFILNIETATKNCSVSIAKDGQTIVCSELADEGYSHAEKLHVFIEEAIAKAGISVHELAAIAISQGPGSYTGLRIGVSAAKGLCYALNIPLIAVDTMQTLASQAAVTDGKIIPMLDARRMEVYSAVFNPDLTVERAIKAEIIDENSFQEYTDKLYFVGDCADKCKAVLTKDNFVFLENIKYPSAQAMSKFSFDKYQKSDTVDVAYFEPYYLKDFIITAPSKKE; translated from the coding sequence TTGTCTTTTATTCTCAATATCGAAACGGCTACCAAAAATTGTTCAGTATCTATCGCAAAAGATGGCCAAACCATTGTTTGCAGCGAATTGGCAGATGAAGGATATTCTCACGCCGAAAAACTTCATGTTTTTATTGAAGAAGCAATTGCAAAAGCAGGAATCTCTGTGCATGAATTAGCGGCGATTGCAATTAGTCAAGGACCTGGATCTTATACAGGTTTGAGAATCGGTGTGTCGGCAGCAAAAGGCTTGTGTTACGCTTTAAATATTCCATTGATTGCTGTTGATACGATGCAGACCTTAGCATCACAGGCAGCGGTTACAGACGGAAAAATTATACCTATGCTAGATGCGCGCCGTATGGAAGTTTATAGCGCCGTTTTCAATCCTGATTTGACTGTTGAAAGAGCTATTAAAGCTGAAATTATTGACGAAAATTCATTTCAGGAATATACAGACAAACTTTATTTTGTTGGCGATTGTGCCGATAAGTGTAAAGCCGTTTTGACTAAAGACAATTTTGTGTTTTTAGAAAACATAAAATACCCTTCTGCACAAGCCATGAGTAAATTCAGTTTTGATAAGTATCAAAAAAGCGACACGGTAGATGTCGCTTATTTTGAACCTTATTATTTAAAAGATTTTATTATTACTGCTCCTTCAAAAAAGGAATAA
- a CDS encoding mechanosensitive ion channel family protein, which produces MNLSPEQVSKYISRFIDILVDYSPKLISAFLILFVGLYAIRLINRIIKKIMIQRNLDPTLTKFLSDILLWALRILLFVTFISKLGIETSSFVAILGAMGLAIGLSLQGSLSNFAGGMLIIVFKPFKVGDTIEAQGVIATVLEIQIFVTKMLTANNQTVFVPNGSLSNGNIINYSMQGERRADLTFAISYDSDIKKAKEILLDVLIQNPKVLKKPAPEVFVKNLSASSIDFAVRPWAKNANYGAVFSETLENCKIALDEAGISVQPYTIQK; this is translated from the coding sequence ATGAATCTTAGTCCAGAACAAGTTAGTAAATACATCAGCCGTTTTATTGACATTTTAGTTGATTATTCCCCAAAATTGATTTCCGCATTTTTAATCTTATTTGTTGGTTTATATGCCATCAGATTGATTAATCGTATCATCAAGAAAATAATGATTCAGCGAAATCTCGACCCAACATTAACAAAATTCTTATCCGATATTTTATTGTGGGCACTGCGAATATTATTGTTTGTAACCTTTATTTCTAAATTAGGAATAGAAACTTCTTCGTTTGTAGCTATTTTAGGAGCAATGGGTCTTGCAATTGGTTTGTCGTTACAAGGATCGCTGTCTAACTTTGCTGGCGGGATGCTGATTATTGTTTTCAAACCATTTAAAGTTGGAGATACTATCGAAGCGCAAGGCGTTATTGCGACTGTCCTTGAAATCCAGATTTTTGTAACCAAAATGCTTACTGCAAATAACCAGACTGTATTTGTTCCTAATGGTTCTTTGTCTAATGGAAATATCATCAATTATTCGATGCAGGGAGAAAGAAGAGCCGATTTGACTTTTGCTATTTCTTATGATTCAGATATCAAAAAAGCCAAAGAAATTCTTTTGGATGTTCTGATTCAAAATCCTAAAGTATTGAAGAAACCTGCGCCAGAAGTTTTTGTAAAAAATCTATCGGCAAGTTCTATTGATTTTGCCGTTCGCCCTTGGGCAAAAAACGCCAATTATGGAGCTGTTTTTTCTGAAACTCTAGAAAACTGCAAAATAGCTTTAGACGAAGCTGGAATTTCAGTACAGCCTTACACAATACAGAAATAA
- a CDS encoding YtxH domain-containing protein, giving the protein MGLSSFFKNLFGSTKESVTELANNAEETFEQAKEAAAPYIEKAEAFAEETIEKVKEVSEPIIDQASDYAEKAKDTVSEYADKAAKVVNDVVDSVKEKTASLAVETPETISETVVDSSEKSTEEIEEIADDATEKA; this is encoded by the coding sequence ATGGGATTATCTTCATTTTTTAAAAATTTATTTGGCTCAACCAAAGAGTCTGTAACTGAATTGGCAAATAATGCCGAAGAGACTTTTGAGCAAGCAAAAGAAGCCGCAGCTCCTTATATAGAGAAAGCAGAAGCTTTTGCAGAAGAAACAATTGAAAAAGTAAAAGAGGTTTCGGAACCTATTATTGACCAAGCGTCAGATTATGCTGAAAAAGCAAAAGATACCGTAAGCGAATATGCCGACAAAGCCGCTAAAGTGGTAAATGATGTGGTGGATTCTGTTAAAGAAAAAACTGCTTCTCTGGCCGTTGAGACGCCAGAAACGATTTCTGAAACAGTTGTTGATTCAAGCGAAAAATCTACGGAAGAGATAGAAGAAATAGCCGACGACGCTACAGAGAAAGCATAA
- a CDS encoding type VI secretion system Vgr family protein, whose amino-acid sequence MSKFSEQVHITINSFSQNIIYSDLKLSQKMADHHYFSFVWQYSGRAVIAPEDQAKAVAEHIGSEVIFTFKVNDIKLMSKGIIKSLKSVDLHGSPAGLHVTGISHTVVLSDMKKSRIFLNKTLQQIALEIFAEESSGEFYQREAIKPTLTKTFGCKPQYNETGFEFMKRLSARYGEWFYFDGMRMQFGQLKSSRVELIAGSSLHGFTYEANLVSSKISLGGYDYSSASNIRNSSLKTAAGSRDRFAISMGWNQDAITNSDLSVGAYTNNAQNKEEIEEMVRLQTAGSDANRIFYSGISYYPIGLGQVFVIHNKEIRHDLVAIEVVHHSEVNGNYRCEFRAIPSDVAAPHYTDVKAFAEAETQPAKVTDNNDPEGLGRVKVEFYWNGWGNDSDWMRVVQHYAGPSRGTYYRPEIGDEVLVSFEGGNVERPYVSGSHYNGQAKPEFFDPKNSIKGWKFRFGQMLKFIEKIGIWLSDPSGNEIHLDEQGKNINVITPETFTIRAKNIVFEAAESITFTAGTNISETATINKTTSVGGILNTSVTGDKILHVGGIYDANIEGDCNLDHKKDRNVMSNGKVRSNSENGHQIHSKKDIQNNSSENTSQN is encoded by the coding sequence ATGTCAAAATTCAGCGAACAGGTCCATATAACCATCAATTCCTTTAGCCAGAATATCATCTATTCAGATTTGAAGCTGTCGCAAAAAATGGCCGATCACCATTATTTTTCTTTTGTATGGCAATACAGCGGAAGGGCTGTGATTGCTCCAGAAGATCAGGCAAAAGCGGTTGCAGAGCATATAGGGAGCGAAGTGATTTTCACCTTTAAGGTTAATGATATTAAATTAATGTCCAAAGGGATTATTAAAAGCCTGAAATCGGTTGATCTGCATGGCAGCCCAGCGGGACTGCACGTTACGGGAATCAGCCATACCGTGGTCCTGAGCGATATGAAAAAGTCAAGAATTTTTCTGAACAAAACCCTGCAGCAGATTGCGTTGGAAATTTTTGCGGAAGAAAGTTCGGGAGAGTTTTACCAAAGAGAAGCCATCAAACCCACACTCACTAAAACTTTTGGCTGCAAGCCGCAGTACAATGAAACGGGTTTCGAATTCATGAAAAGGCTTTCGGCGCGCTATGGAGAATGGTTTTATTTTGACGGAATGCGGATGCAGTTCGGGCAGCTGAAATCCAGCAGGGTCGAACTCATTGCAGGATCTTCGCTCCATGGATTCACCTATGAGGCAAATCTGGTTTCGAGTAAAATTTCATTAGGAGGGTATGATTACAGTTCAGCGTCAAATATTCGAAATTCATCGCTCAAAACCGCAGCGGGAAGCCGAGATAGGTTCGCCATTTCTATGGGGTGGAATCAGGACGCCATAACCAATTCAGATTTAAGCGTTGGCGCCTACACCAATAATGCCCAGAATAAGGAAGAAATCGAAGAAATGGTCAGGCTTCAGACAGCGGGAAGCGATGCCAACAGAATTTTTTACAGCGGGATTTCCTATTATCCTATTGGTTTGGGACAGGTTTTCGTGATTCATAACAAAGAAATCAGACATGATTTGGTGGCCATAGAAGTTGTGCACCACTCAGAAGTAAACGGAAACTACCGCTGCGAGTTCAGGGCAATCCCTTCAGATGTTGCGGCGCCGCATTATACAGATGTAAAAGCTTTTGCCGAAGCCGAAACCCAACCCGCAAAAGTAACAGACAACAACGACCCCGAAGGTCTGGGGCGCGTAAAAGTGGAATTTTACTGGAACGGTTGGGGAAACGATAGCGACTGGATGCGCGTGGTGCAGCATTACGCAGGCCCGTCAAGAGGCACGTATTACAGGCCCGAAATTGGCGATGAAGTGCTGGTAAGTTTTGAAGGCGGCAATGTCGAGAGACCATACGTATCAGGTTCGCATTATAACGGACAGGCAAAACCGGAGTTTTTTGACCCGAAAAACAGCATCAAGGGCTGGAAATTTAGATTTGGACAGATGCTGAAGTTCATAGAAAAAATTGGCATTTGGCTTTCTGACCCTAGCGGGAATGAAATTCATTTGGATGAGCAGGGTAAAAATATAAACGTCATAACTCCCGAAACCTTTACCATACGAGCAAAGAATATTGTTTTTGAAGCGGCTGAAAGTATCACATTTACGGCAGGAACAAATATTTCTGAAACAGCGACAATTAATAAAACCACTAGTGTTGGAGGAATTTTAAATACAAGTGTAACTGGAGACAAAATTTTGCATGTTGGGGGAATTTATGATGCAAATATTGAAGGAGATTGCAATTTAGATCATAAAAAAGATCGTAATGTAATGAGCAATGGAAAAGTAAGATCAAATAGTGAAAACGGTCATCAAATACATTCAAAAAAAGATATACAAAATAATAGTTCAGAAAACACAAGTCAAAACTAA